The following are from one region of the Ictalurus furcatus strain D&B chromosome 11, Billie_1.0, whole genome shotgun sequence genome:
- the mdfic2 gene encoding myoD family inhibitor domain-containing protein 2, with protein MMAGKTARSDEVIEQCDFDRAEEKSILVQDDFPDKKVTNTAPGRTLQKLSPIPELDPGETKADAASTGSSYTLSSVDRCSTVSSSTNSLPDTQDAEDACAGIILNCLFCQFYDLCLMLPDTCKRAATQICPACSYLFAPLEPVQSSDWNCHCNIDCDLFDACQETSDCLELAMEISEICYR; from the exons ATG ATGGCTGGAAAAACTGCCAGAAGTGATGAAGTGATTGAACAGTGTGACTTTGATCGAGCCGAGGAGAAAAGCATCTTGGTTCAAGATG ATTTTCCAGATAAGAAGGTGACTAACACAGCTCCAGGCAGGACCCTGCAAAAACTTAGCCCCATACCTGAGCTTGATCCTGGAGAAACCAAAGCAGATGCAGCCTCTACTGGATCCTCTTATACCCTCTCCTCTGTGGATAGGTGTAGCACTGTCTCCTCTTCCACAAACTCCTTACCTGACACTCAGGATGCTGAAG ATGCCTGTGCGGGGATCATACTCAACTGCCTCTTCTGTCAGTTCTATGATCTGTGCCTCATGCTGCCTGACACATGCAAACGTGCCGCTACTCAAATCTGCCCAGCCTGCAGCTATTTGTTTGCTCCATTAGAACCAGTCCAAAGCAGCGATTGGAACTGTCACTGCAACATCGACTGTGACCTATTTGATGCCTGCCAAGAAACCAGCGATTGCCTGGAGTTAGCCATGGAGATTTCAGAGATTTGCTACCGTTAA